The following DNA comes from Rhipicephalus microplus isolate Deutch F79 chromosome 6, USDA_Rmic, whole genome shotgun sequence.
GGACCGCTGCTGTGGAGTCCATGCCACGCCCCGGTGCCATCAAGACTCACTTACCGTATCACCTGCAGCCCATGTCTTCGAAGGCCAAGTACATTTACGTCACCCGAAATCCTTACGACTGCTGCGTTTCGTTCTACCATCACACTAGGTCTTTCCCAGCGTACCGATTCGCCCAAGAGCCCTTCGACAAGTTTTTCGACATGTTCGTCGAGGGAAAAGTTGACTTCGGCGACTACTTCGACCACCAGATCTCCTGGTACGACCACAGAAACGACGACAACGTCCTTGTCATCACCTATGAAGAGCTCAAAATGGATCCCCGTGCCGGAATCGTGAAGATTGCTGACTTCCTCGGGGAGAGTTATGGTAAGAAACTCCGGGAGCAACCGGAAGTTTTAGAGAGGATTCTCAACACCACCAGCCTGAACACCATGAAGGGATTCAACGAGGAATTCAAGAAATGGACGGAGAAGGCTGCCGACTTTATTGGACAGACGAGCAAGACAATACCAATGTCTGCGCAAGTTGCCGATGACTTGAAGAAGCCGATGACCGGTGACTTTGTGAGGAAGGGAATTGTCGGCGACTGGAAGAACCACTTCACGGCCGACCAGATTAGGCGCATGAAAGAGAGGATCGCCGAAAAAACTAAGGGCAGTACAGTCATGAGTCTTTGGGACGGCATTGATCTTCCATAAAAGAATTAGGTTTGAGTGATATTACTTGTTAATGAGCCACACAAGAAGTATTGTACAAACTCACTGTGTTTCAAAGTGTTTTGAGAAGGCAATATGTGTAAAGAGCCAACCTGTTGTAGAGTTAACAGTAGTTTTGCTAAAGTGAGATATCTATATATGCTTTGTAAACGAAAAGCGTCaaagtacttagaaaacagcttGTTCAGTGCAATGTACGTGCATTTAGGACGTCATACGTTCTTTTTAAATAAATTTTCTTCGCAAACCAGTCAAAATATGAACATCCGATATTGAAATAGTTTTCCAGCGATCCCCTGACAAGGCCTGGTATATGTGTTCCTGTCATCACGCATGCTTCCATCACCACATCTTTCTGAAATGTAAAGCAAAATCCGCTGCATGGTTTAGTACGCAGTGGCTAAAATGGaaaacagagtttttttttttctcatacgtTTCAGAAGCCGCTTCCAGCGCCAGCGTCTTGACAAAATTTTAATAGGCAATCTTGAAACGCGTGATTTTCTACTGCCGTAAATATACGAAAGTGATTTGATTTTTGTCGCAAGTAACTGCCGTTGTTGCAAATTTGAGATACTTATTTTTTAATGTTAAGCCCTAGCAACATTGTCTTATCAGTGTGTCGTAGTACAGAAATGCATGTCCTTTAGATGCATAAGTATGTCACAATGCCGCATTACACTGCATTACCCATATTCAGACAAAGAAAATCTGAAAAAAGTGTTAGAAAGCCTGTATCCGAAGTCGGCTCCTCTGTAGTGCAGAGAGGTATTATGGTAATCGTCGAGCCACAGATGCGTTTTCTGTGGTTCATGGTGAAATAAGTGTAAACGTGTTGCCATCACCAAGGGACCAACACGTGCAGAAAGGTTACTAAGCTCACATACTTTTCGTGGGGCGAAAAAAAGTAAGTGAAAGTACTCAGGCTCAAATGTGCAATGGACTTAAACCAATCAAGTAATAACTGAATAAGAGAGACGCCAAAATGCAATTTTGATGATATAAAAAGAGGGAAATCAAGAAATAATTAGAAATAACAGGAAGAAGGGAAGTGAAAAATAAACGTTAAGAAAGGAAGAGTGTTATTTTCATTGGATGACTTGGTGCCATATACAGGGTGACTTGAGCTTCTTGGGTGACTATTCTAGGGTATCTTGATCTTGTGGGGTGTGAGTTGATCTTTTCCATTTCCTGAAGTTCTTCAGGGAGATTGCGGACTCGAACTACGAGTGGTTACTAGGGAAGTACCAGGTGATGTccttcgttttttctttgttgaTTCTTGATCTTTCTCCTGTCTTCTTATGTTTTCTTTCTTACCAAGAGCCCCGGAAAGCCCCGACAGAGAAACTTAGCTATTCTCTTGAAAATGGTTTCCCGGGAGCAAGACAAAATCAAGCGCAATATAACGATTTGTTGCTGGTCAAGCATATGCGTTTAGGCGTACGATCTTTTTTCCGCAGTGCTTTTGATTTTCTCGCAAACTTCTCCCGTGGTAACGGTCTGATTCAATCGTTTCAAATACATGGGTCATATCCCACTGAATGCAGATGCCTGTAACGATAAAAATAAAGCCATGTATTGTTTGAAATCAATATGCTCATCACATCAACAATCTTTCCTAAGAAGAAAATACTGACatgtgcggttcttttggtttatgaagaaagccgctatcactttctgttgagcgcaacgcaggccg
Coding sequences within:
- the LOC142765495 gene encoding sulfotransferase ssu-1-like; translated protein: MSACGVYREQDGLYISCIFQEPVIKEGLAYKPKPGDVFIVSYPKCGTTWMQHIVYAIYNDGIPPKDMDDFMKRAPFLELLGTAAVESMPRPGAIKTHLPYHLQPMSSKAKYIYVTRNPYDCCVSFYHHTRSFPAYRFAQEPFDKFFDMFVEGKVDFGDYFDHQISWYDHRNDDNVLVITYEELKMDPRAGIVKIADFLGESYGKKLREQPEVLERILNTTSLNTMKGFNEEFKKWTEKAADFIGQTSKTIPMSAQVADDLKKPMTGDFVRKGIVGDWKNHFTADQIRRMKERIAEKTKGSTVMSLWDGIDLP